The Balearica regulorum gibbericeps isolate bBalReg1 chromosome 5, bBalReg1.pri, whole genome shotgun sequence genome window below encodes:
- the LOC104635533 gene encoding uncharacterized protein LOC104635533, with protein MVGFQKEGFLKSSTSQGRDQLPVQVADVTGEQDGEVPGSSGQAGRHRGSSPSTPAEEQESSVPASDEDSPARTTESWQWPLSSSETHSNVGEDFEGFQTPARTPECTMDIQSPGDQSLSRTPQFESDSPEEEGNDEMNEEHRGVEPVPRDRGWRGQPQLTEGEKLLMETNSRIVQLLENIKREHAQSMGLMSQSMGRMELQLGIVATSTRAIHNYLSEILAFLKQPRTQVLETRISQRATPHVELTCASTWTGEDAVASSTVCLPGAEGTSDSREPPQATLPCRSGRLQRAITERASLPMPTRQAKGGGKKK; from the exons ATGGTGGGATTTCAAAAGGAGGGATTCTTAAAGAGCAGCACATCTCAGGGGAGGGATCAACTGCCAGTCCAAGTGGCAG ATGTCACTGGGGAACAAGATGGGGAGGTTCCTGGATCCTCGGGGCAAGCCGGCCGTCACCGAGGGAGCTCGCCGTCCACGCCGGCCGAAGAACAGGAATCTTCGGTGCCTGCCTCTGACGAAGACTCACCGGCCAGGACCACAGAGAGCTGGCAGTGGCCGTTGTCCTCGTCTGAAACGCACAGCAACGTGGGGGAGGATTTTGAGGGATTTCAAACGCCAGCGCGGACTCCGGAGTGTACCATGGACATACAGTCTCCTGGGGATCAGTCACTCAGTAGGACTCCTCAGTTTGAAAGTGACTCtcctgaggaggagggaaatgaTGAAATGAATGAAGAGCACCGCGGTGTTGAGCCTGTCCCTAGGGATCGGGGTTGGAGAGGGCAGCCCCAGCTAACAGAGGGAGAGAAGCTGTTGATGGAAACCAACAGTAGGATTgtgcagctgctggaaaataTCAAGAGGGAGCATGCACAGTCCATGGGTCTCATGTCACAGTCCATGGGCCGTAtggagctgcagctgggcaTTGTGGCTACCTCCACAAGAGCCATCCATAACTACCTGTCAGAGATTTTAGCTTTCCTCAAGCAGCCAAGGACGCAGGTCCTTGAAACGCGCATCTCCCAAAGAGCCACCCCCCATGTCGAGTTAACCTGTGCCTCGACATGGACTGGTGAGGACGCAGTGGCATCCTCCACTGTGTGCTTACCGGGGGCCGAAGGGACGAGCGACTCTCGAGAACCACCGCAGGCCACGCTGCCTTGTCGCAGTGGCCGGCTGCAGAGAGCCATAACCGAGAGGGCCTCGTTGCCCATGCCTACACGCCAGGCaaaagggggagggaagaaaaaataa